Proteins found in one Columba livia isolate bColLiv1 breed racing homer chromosome 11, bColLiv1.pat.W.v2, whole genome shotgun sequence genomic segment:
- the CLN6 gene encoding ceroid-lipofuscinosis neuronal protein 6: MQVAARRRPFPAAAPGSPQPAGPLYPGRHAAVKNEDTFKTSPFHLDLWFYFTLQNWVLDFGRPIAMIILPLEWFPLNKPSAGDYFHMAYNVITPFLLLKLIERSPKTLPRSMVYVSIIMFVMGASIHLVGDSVNHRLIFSGYQHHLSVRENPIIKNLKPETLIDSFELLYYYDEYLGHSMWYIPFFLILFIYFTGCFTPVEEESRMPVPALLLMGPSSLYYWYLVTEGQIFILYIFTFFAMMALVMHQKRKGLVLDSNGLFLFYSFIVTLILIAVWVVWLWNDKILRKKYPGVIYIPEPWAFYTLHMNNLHAAKESL; encoded by the exons ATGCAGGTCGCAGCGCGGCGGCGGCCGTTCCCGGCAGCGGCGCCGGGTTCCCCCCAGCCCGCCGGGCCGCTCTACCCGGGCAG GCATGCAGCAGTCAAGAACGAGGACACCTTCAAGACCTCCCCGTTTCATTTGGATCTGTGGTTCTACTTCACTCTGCAAAACTGGGTGCTGGACTTCGGGCGACCCATCGCGATG ATAATCCTACCTTTGGAGTGGTTTCctctgaacaaaccaagtgctGGAGATTATTTCCACATGGCTTACAATGTTATCACACCGTTTCTTCTGCTAAAG CTCATCGAGAGATCCCCCAAGACCTTACCGAGATCAATGGTCTACGTCAGCATCATCATGTTTGTGATGGGTGCCAGCATCCACTTGGTCGGAGACTCTGTCAACCATCGCCTGATTTTCAGTGGCTACCAGCACCATCTGTCTGTGAGAGAGAATCCCATCATCAAGAACCTGAAGCCAGAGACGCTG ATTGATTCCTTTGAGCTGCTGTATTACTACGATGAATATTTAGGTCATTCAATGTG GTACATCCCCTTTTTCCTGATCCTATTTATATATTTCACCGGCTGCTTCACCCCTGTGGAAGAGGAGAGCAGGATGCCAGTGCCGGCCTTGCTTCTGATGGGGCCCAGCAGCCTTTATTACTG GTATCTCGTGACAGAAGGTCAAATTTTCATCCTCTACATTTTCACGTTCTTTGCCATGATGGCTTTAGTGATGCACCAGAAACGCAAAGGACTGGTCCTGGACAGCAACGGGCTTTTTCTCTTCTACTCCTTCATCGTAACGCTGATCCTCATCGCTGTTTGGGTGGTCTGGCTGTGGAATGACAAAATTCTCAGGAAGAAGTACCCTGGCGTGATCTATATCCCCGAGCCGTGGGCATTTTACACCCTGCACATGAACAACCTCCACGCAGCAAAGGAAAGTTTATAA